The following coding sequences are from one Mercenaria mercenaria strain notata unplaced genomic scaffold, MADL_Memer_1 contig_938, whole genome shotgun sequence window:
- the LOC128555009 gene encoding uncharacterized protein LOC128555009, with protein MQTSRTEIWDTEGLNKENVRILLDSGSQRTYITERLATSLNLKRTKEQEIRLVTFGSDKSKVIKTMSTKLNVRLKDGHDYTITANIVPTITGSIQRKPVRISDRDNFRSLIKNLSLADDIPTEEYTDSIELLLGNDYYLDIVLGHKIEIQPGLYLLSSKLDWILSGRTNEIDDNASDTNLLILSYGNSITKTQVFTNVVKCVPNTPDIEDFWNIETIGLKDTTNVRSEDDQAMEDFKENLVFKDNRYHVTWPWKIDHQEVPENRPLAFGRLKSLVSRFKDKPDVLQKYDSLIQDQLEKGIIEKVPTSKKNGLTHYLPHHAVIKPGKSTIKFRIVYDASAKTKIENSSLNDCLYRGPVLLNDLCGILLRFRVHTIGIVSDIEKAFLQIRLQKDQRDVTRFLWLKDLENPEVTQNQIQVYRFCRVPFGVVSSPFLLRATIDYHLDSYNNDVAKQLKQDIYMDNVVTGTDTIDAAKDLYTMSKGIFEDASMNLREWALI; from the coding sequence ATGCAAACATCGCGCACTGAAATTTGGGACACAGAAGGtcttaataaagaaaatgtaagaaTTCTTTTAGATTCCGGATCGCAAAGAACGTACATTACAGAGCGACTGGCAACATCCCTGAATCTAAAGAGGACAAAAGAACAAGAGATTCGTCTGGTTACGTTTGGTAGCGACAAATCGAAGGTGATAAAGACAATGTCTACAAAGTTAAATGTTCGGTTGAAGGATGGACACGATTACACAATAACAGCAAATATAGTTCCAACAATTACAGGAAGCATTCAAAGGAAACCAGTACGTATATCGGATAGAGACAACTTCAGGTCGTTGATAAAGAACCTTAGTCTAGCGGACGATATACCTACTGAAGAATACACAGACTCAATTGAATTATTGTTGGGAAATGATTATTACCTGGATATAGTATTAGGACATAAAATAGAGATTCAGCCAGGACTTTATCTCTTGTCGTCAAAACTAGATTGGATTCTTTCTGGAAGAACAAATGAGATAGATGATAATGCGAGTGATACAAACTTGTTAATATTATCATATGGCAATAGCATTACAAAGACGCAAGTGTTTACGAACGTTGTTAAATGTGTTCCAAACACACCTGACATCGAGGACTTTTGGAACATAGAAACAATAGGATTAAAAGATACCACCAACGTAAGATCTGAAGATGATCAAGCGATGGAAGACttcaaggaaaaccttgtgttCAAGGATAATAGATACCATGTTACATGGCCTTGGAAAATCGACCATCAAGAAGTTCCGGAAAATCGTCCTCTTGCCTTTGGACGATTAAAGTCATTAGTATCGAGGTTCAAAGATAAACCAGATGTGTTGCAGAAGTATGATTCTCTTATACAAGATCAACTTGAAAAGGGAATCATAGAAAAAGTTCCGACCTCTAAAAAGAATGGACTGACCCATTATTTACCTCATCATGCAGTGATCAAACCTGGCAAGTCAACAATAAAGTTTAGAATAGTGTATGACGCATCAGCAAAAACAAAGATTGAGAATAGCAGTTTGAACGACTGTCTCTACAGAGGACCCGTGCTGCTAAACGATCTTTGTGGAATTCTTTTAAGATTTCGAGTACATACGATCGGTATTGTGTCAGACATTGAAAAAGCTTTCCTCCAAATCAGATTACAGAAAGATCAAAGAGATGTCACGCGATTCTTATGGCTAAAGGATTTAGAAAACCCAGAAGTAACACAAAATCAAATACAAGTTTACCGCTTCTGTCGCGTGCCCTTTGGAGTTGTGTCAAGCCCATTCTTATTAAGAGCAACAATTGATTATCATTTGGACAGTTACAACAATGATGTCGCTAAACAACTGAAACAGGATATTTATATGGACAATGTTGTAACGGGAACAGACACCATTGACGCTGCGAAAGATTTGTATACTATGTCCAAAGGAATTTTCGAAGATGCAAGCATGAACCTTCGTGAGTGGGCATTAATATAA
- the LOC128555008 gene encoding uncharacterized protein LOC128555008, whose product MKLQTAFFEQQERAEAQMKMQQSFFDKQHSLKVKSENTVKLPKLDMISFNGDKLKWTEFWDSFSSAVHENDKLSSVDKFNYLKGKLYGEARSAIAGLVMSNENYDIAIQILKERFGDQQDIIDLHYKGLVNVASPRDTTESLRFFYDKIQKHLRSLVVMHENLEQQVFVSIIRSKLPSEVLMHLEIQKGSDNKWTLTKLCELLRQYIVSKEKSDKPKPVNANFIPSRRVRPQFQKSTNTFKGFRGPQTANTTAGALTAYEKKESTSPQQHQKKTCRFCSKNYWSDECPRYKTIDERKAKIKGCCYKCLKEGHMSPDCKSKRMCVHCNKSDVHHRSLCPVKFRKA is encoded by the coding sequence ATGAAATTACAAACAGCGTTCTTCGAACAACAAGAACGAGCAGAAGCGCAAATGAAAATGCAACAGAGCTTTTTTGACAAACAGCATAGCCTGAAAGTTAAAAGTGAGAATACAGTCAAGTTACCTAAGTTAGACATGATTTCCTTTAACGGAGATAAACTCAAATGGACTGAATTCTGGGACTCATTCTCCAGTGCTGTACATGAAAACGACAAGCTGTCATCAGTTGACAAGTTCAACTATCTAAAGGGAAAGCTTTATGGTGAAGCCCGAAGTGCTATCGCTGGATTGGTTATGTCGAATGAAAACTACGACATTGCTATCCAAATTCTCAAGGAAAGATTTGGAGATCAGCAAGACATTATAGATTTGCATTATAAGGGACTGGTGAATGTTGCGTCCCCAAGGGATACGACTGAAAGTTTGCGATTTTTCTACgacaaaatacaaaaacactTGAGAAGTTTGGTGGTTATGCATGAGAATTTGGAGCAACAAGTTTTCGTGTCAATCATTCGGAGCAAATTGCCAAGTGAAGTTCTTATGCATCTTGAAATACAGAAAGGCTCAGACAACAAGTGGACATTAACTAAGCTTTGTGAATTGCTCCGACAGTATATTGTGTCAAAAGAAAAGTCGGACAAACCCAAACCAGTCAACGCTAATTTTATACCTAGTCGAAGAGTGAGACCACAATTTCAGAAATCAACAAATACCTTTAAAGGCTTCAGGGGACCCCAAACAGCAAATACCACTGCTGGAGCTTTGACTGCATATGAAAAGAAAGAATCTACTTCTCCCCAACAACATCAGAAGAAAACCTGTAGATTCTGTAGTAAGAATTATTGGAGTGACGAATGTCCACGGTACAAGACAATCGACGAAAGAAAAGCAAAAATCAAGGGATGTTGCTACAAATGCTTAAAAGAAGGACACATGTCTCCTGACTGTAAAAGCAAACGAATGTGTGTCCATTGCAATAAATCAGATGTACATCACAGAAGTTTGTGCCCAGTGAAATTTAGAAAGGCATAA